A genomic segment from Plasmodium coatneyi strain Hackeri chromosome 1, complete sequence encodes:
- a CDS encoding Origin recognition subunit, which translates to MMQSIQVNSPKKVVRMQGGSDEDEENEKEEYLITNLTENNKNMPSLIVRIPSNMNKFLSKEEVKINFNEDIKLPNKKGSKKLRSFKMEPSPTGSCEQVTEKTTENTYGSSDVKVDSTYQSDGTDGGVTPRNGLLPERGSGESDDDRYDEGDNDDDDEMSEGLIKSFKQNYVEKHQTDPYNESVAFLREHTKNELEYFLQKKKLHSSYEMNINDIINIDYDKLNEKNIIPYFLTNMFDAEQKKKREKLKQLLEDKRKSMMERSKRRHNKHMDKGIAARQKGKRRRSSKGRTPTKGEKIHSAKLKREKGAGANGKVDQEDDDADDENEDGDEDDPDGEDISDSKGHSDRGDDSGKNKQGAKLVGVKDKRTRTEEDPYLDDFDKDADVDADVNIYNDPTLYGIEGSSDYSEGLKSDVENSQEDEEAKDQQQMGNISKTQKKKKKNADDLAEDEEKIDDIIDTETQKLISYDYYSSVNIKEVVKPSYKIKSLTPFIPIEENIDNLDHVQKLQYLIKNLPHTHIKEKRSLYHYNIKQFIKWKVYLMNNINICLYGVGSKYHVLNLFCNICLNDGNKCIVLGFEEEINFEEIITRILEYHYKYKTSKNLKSFDLLYELIHKVNETNLPLYFVIHNIDNVKLYPYYEYFSFMSQYDNIHFVCSIDDVSFELNMNFKNISSINFHYVKCHTWLDYRHEILRQWNKFLPEWVFNKKCEEVDVKKNIETILNALSINHKRLFKIIASIQLENLEKGIYGVEKESLLQDKRIFTVGASSIRINSLLVEFVSHNVITETRLKEGNTFLKINADKEELKRVAEQL; encoded by the exons ATGATGCAGAGCATCCAGGTGAACTCACCCAAAAAAGTCGTGCGGATGCAAGGAGGAAGTGAcgaagatgaagaaaacgaaaaagaagaataccTCATAACCAATCTCACcgaaaacaataaaaatatgcccAGTCTTATAGTCCGTATTCCAAGCAacatgaataaatttttaagtaaagaggaagtaaaaataaactttAATGAAGATATTAAACTGCctaataaaaaggggagcaAAAAGTTGCGCTCCTTTAAGATGGAGCCATCTCCAACAGGCAGCTGTGAGCAGGTCACTGAGAAGACCACGGAAAATACCTACGGGAGTTCCGATGTCAAAGTGGACAGTACGTACCAGTCGGACGGGACAGATGGAGGGGTTACCCCTAGGAATGGGTTGCTCCCAGAACGGGGCAGCGGTGAAAGCGACGATGATAGATACGACGAAGGTGACaacgatgatgacgatgaaaTGAGTGAGGGACTCATCAAGTCATTCAAACAGAACTACGTGGAGAAGCACCAAACGGACCCTTACAATGAAAGTGTTGCCTTCCTAAgagaacacacaaaaaatgaactagaatattttcttcaaaaaaaaaaactacacaGTTCTTACGAAATGAATATAAATGACATTATCAACATCGACTATGATAAGCTGAACGAGAAAAATATCATCCCGTACTTCTTAACCAACATGTTCGATGcagaacagaagaagaagagggagaagTTGAAGCAGCTGTTGGAGGATAAACGGAAGTCCATGATGGAGAGATCAAAGAGGAGGCATAACAAACATATGGATAAGGGCATCGCAGCGCGCCAGAAGGGAAAGCGCAGACGCAGCTCGAAGGGGAGGACACCGACGAAGGGGGAGAAGATACACAGCGCCAAGTTGAAAAGGGAGAAGGGTGCAGGTGCAAACGGAAAGGTGGACCAAGAGGATGACGACGCTGACgatgaaaatgaagacgGTGATGAAGATGACCCCGACGGAGAGGACATCTCTGACAGCAAGGGCCACTCCGATCGGGGGGACGACTC cggaaaaaacaaacagggGGCAAAGCTAGTCGGGGTAAAGGACAAAAGGACGCGCACAGAAGAGGACCCATACCTGGACGACTTCGATAAAGACGCCGACGTGGACGCCGATGTGAACATTTACAACGACCCGACGTTATACGGAATTGAAGGCAGCAGTGACTACTCAGAGGGGCTAAAGAGTGACGTAGAAAATTCGCAAGAGGATGAAGAAGCAAAGGATCAACAACAGATGGGAAACATTTCAAAGacacagaagaagaaaaaaaaaaatgcagatgATTTGGCagaggatgaagaaaaaatagatgATATAATAGATACGGAAACGCAAAAATTAATCTCATACGATTACTACTCTAGTGTGaatataaaagaagtggTAAAGCCGagttataaaataaaatcctTAACCCCCTTTATTCCCATTGAGGAAAATATCGATAATTTAGATCACGTCCAAAAATTGCAATACTTGATTAAGAACCTGccgcacacacatataaaggaGAAGAGGTCTCTGTACCACTACAACATTAAGCAGTTCATAAAGTGGAAAGTCTATCtaatgaataatataaatatttgcCTTTACGGAGTGGGGTCAAAATATCACGTCCTCAACCTGTTCTGTAACATATGCCTAAATGATGGGAACAAATGCATTGTGCTAGGATTCGAAGAGGAAATAAACtttgaagaaattataaCACGCATATTGGAGTACCACTATAAGTACAAAACGTCCAAAAATTTAAAGTCCTTTGATTTGCTCTACGAATTAATACACAAAGTAAATGAGACTAATTTAcccctttattttgtcatcCACAATATAGATAACGTAAAATTATACCCCTACTATGaatacttttcttttatgagTCAATATGATAATATTCACTTTGTTTGCTCTATCGATGATGTTTCCTTTGAGCTCAACATGAACTTCAAAAATATCAGCTCGATCAATTTTCACTATGTGAAGTGCCACACGTGGTTAGACTACCGCCACGAAATTCTGAGGCAGTGGAATAAGTTCCTCCCAGAATGGGTGTTCAATAAAAAGTGCGAAGAAGTAGACGTGAAGAAAAACATAGAAACTATATTAAATGCACTTAGTATAAATCATAAGAGACTCTTTAAAATTATTGCGTCCATCCAGttggaaaatttggaaaagggCATCTACGGGGTGGAGAAGGAATCCTTGCTCCAGGATAAGCGAATATTTACCGTCGGAGCGTCCAGCATTAGGATAAACTCCCTTCTTGTCGAGTTCGTGTCTCACAATGTTATCACCGAAACGAGGCTCAAGGAggggaacaccttcctcaaAATAAATGCAGACAAGGAGGAACTCAAGAGGGTCGCCGAGCAGTTGTAG
- a CDS encoding DNA helicase, protein MGERKMEIRTYVDDNHTKYLEAVKNYNSHIDELVTFFDTFEDPSANHTNWGKLKYKGYLQKIYNHETELLPIYLDDLREHFCKENKEADYSVYNGIMTNTHRYMELLYSAADKCLSDECFKRFVKGYGEEDESEKIKRKNLRRINNEDLSGYSTDESEKEAFNNLFRDMIKPIEEIRQERMKEYKLPAYLRVNFEIILIPSSRDLVRKMRVVNADCIGSLSTFECEVIRATQLKPRIQVATYECDRCHVFAYKAVDGPFFMPLFDCPGCTNVHGVRGSLKFQAKLSKFVKYQEIKVQELPSQLPEGDIPRSMNCIIHGESTTSVQPGMSVTLTGVLMPVTKSGFQALKGGLIAEKVFHIYYVQNNKENFNEHIDNYDKIMEEVQALKNSPNLYEKLAFNIGPEIYGHDDVKKALLLQLIGGCTRKKKDGGMIRGDIHILLMGDPGVAKSQLMKKVCLIASRSIYTTGKGSSSVGLTAAVLKDPNTGETTLEGGALVLADKGICCIDEFDKMDEFDRSAIYEVMEQQTVSIAKAGHCSNMPARSSVLAAANPINGRYDCKKSVMLNMNLPAALLTRFDLQFLLLDISDREKDKKLAEHVLNILKCADSHDDKKKRSELSSEGYEEIDKTVLRAFIQLAKKKEPTISPDLIPKITQWYVSSRQLESQQERYNDTRINYTTPRALLAILRISQALARLRDSDVIETPDFEEAIRLTEQSKASVSQQTEKRRRKDSSTEIMNIIKSIKEKIMEKKKKWNGWISIEEIETQAVTKGFTKAHVFNTIDKYVELTVFTINKNNTAIAFPNDVYNAEDEDDYDEGNSDAADAPEEEEEADAF, encoded by the coding sequence atgggggagagaaaaatggaaatcaGGACTTACGTGGATGATAACCACACCAAGTATTTAGAAGCGGTGAAGAATTACAATTCGCATATTGACGAGCTGGTGACCTTTTTCGACACGTTCGAAGACCCGTCGGCGAACCACACCAACTGGGGAAAGTTAAAATATAAAGGATACCTGCAGAAGATTTACAATCATGAAACGGAGTTGCTTCCAATATATTTGGACGACCTGAGGGAACATTTCTGCAAGGAGAACAAGGAGGCGGATTACTCCGTCTACAATGGGATAATGACCAACACGCACAGGTACATGGAGTTACTTTACTCTGCCGCCGATAAATGTTTATCCGATGAATGTTTCAAAAGGTTTGTAAAGGGTTAtggggaggaagacgaaaGCGAGAAgataaagaggaagaacttGAGGAGAATAAATAATGAAGACCTTAGTGGATATTCCACAGAcgaaagtgaaaaggaagcTTTTAACAACTTATTTCGTGACATGATTAAACCAATTGAAGAAATTAGACAAGAAAGGATGAAGGAGTATAAACTGCCAGCCTATTTAAGAGTCAACTTTGAAATTATCCTCATCCCAAGTTCCAGAGATTTGGTTCGAAAAATGAGAGTAGTGAATGCAGACTGTATAGGATCTTTAAGTACATTCGAATGTGAAGTTATTAGAGCTACGCAGCTGAAGCCTAGAATCCAAGTAGCCACATACGAATGTGATAGATGTCACGTTTTTGCATATAAAGCAGTGGAtggtccattttttatgcctCTTTTTGATTGCCCCGGGTGTACAAATGTGCACGGTGTTAGAGGATCACTAAAATTTCAAGCCAAGTTAAGTAAATTTGTAAAGTACCAAGAAATTAAGGTGCAGGAATTACCTAGCCAGTTACCAGAAGGAGACATCCCCCGAAGTATGAACTGTATAATTCATGGGGAGTCCACCACTTCTGTACAACCTGGGATGTCTGTCACGCTTACGGGGGTTCTAATGCCAGTCACGAAAAGTGGATTCCAAGCATTAAAAGGGGGACTAATCGCAGAGAAGGTCTTTCACATTTATTACGTACAAAAcaataaggaaaattttaacgAGCATATTGATAACTATGACAAAATTATGGAAGAAGTGCAAGCTTTAAAAAATAGCCCCAATTTGTACGAAAAATTGGCCTTTAATATTGGCCCTGAAATATATGGACATGACGATGTGAAGAAGGCTTTACTCCTGCAGCTAATCGGAGGATGcaccaggaaaaaaaaagatggggGGATGATAAGAGGGGATATACATATACTGCTCATGGGAGATCCAGGAGTTGCAAAAAGTCAGCTAATGAAGAAAGTATGTCTCATTGCTTCTAGATCAATTTACACAACAGGAAAGGGAAGCAGTTCCGTTGGTTTAACTGCAGCTGTTTTGAAGGACCCCAATACGGGGGAAACAACCTTAGAGGGGGGAGCACTCGTTTTGGCAGACAAAGGCATCTGCTGCATTGATGAATTTGACAAAATGGACGAATTTGACCGATCAGCCATTTACGAGGTTATGGAACAACAAACCGTTTCCATAGCGAAAGCTGGCCATTGTAGTAACATGCCTGCGAGGTCCTCTGTACTAGCGGCTGCCAACCCTATTAATGGCAGATACGATTGTAAGAAGTCCGTTATGTTGAACATGAATTTACCTGCTGCGCTGCTAACCAGATTTGACTTACAGTTTCTACTTCTGGACATATCTGATCGGGAGAAGGATAAAAAGCTAGCTGAGCATGTGCTGAACATTTTGAAATGCGCAGACTCTCATGatgataaaaagaaaagatccGAATTGAGCAGCGAAGGGTATGAAGAAATTGACAAAACAGTGTTGAGGGCGTTTatccagctagccaaaaagaaggaacccACGATTTCGCCAGACCTGATTCCAAAAATTACCCAGTGGTATGTTTCTTCAAGACAACTAGAATCGCAACAGGAGAGGTACAACGATACTCGTATTAATTATACAACACCGAGAGCACTGCTAGCCATTCTTCGAATATCACAGGCGCTAGCCAGACTGAGAGACAGCGATGTCATAGAGACGCCCGATTTTGAAGAAGCCATCCGATTAACGGAACAGTCCAAAGCTAGCGTCTCCCaacaaacggaaaaaagaagaaggaaagattCCTCCACCGAAATtatgaatattattaaaagtataaaggagaaaattatggaaaagaagaaaaaatggaatggaTGGATATCGattgaagaaattgaaaCGCAAGCTGTAACAAAGGGGTTCACCAAAGCGCACGTTTTTAACACCATTGATAAGTACGTGGAGCTCACTGTATTCACCATCAACAAGAACAACACAGCCATTGCCTTCCCGAACGATGTTTACAATGCAGAGGATGAAGACGATTACGATGAGGGTAACAGCGACGCTGCAGACGCGcctgaagaggaggaggaggcgGACGCCTTCTGA